The Deltaproteobacteria bacterium genome has a segment encoding these proteins:
- a CDS encoding cobalamin-dependent protein (Presence of a B(12) (cobalamin)-binding domain implies dependence on cobalamin itself, in one of its several forms, or in some unusual lineages, dependence on a cobalamin-like analog.) has product MKRKEKILLLYPGEFHSQGWGRFICLKPHMVYIYSYLQRFFDVTVLDLENEFSRPQTPEELAVFKTKSLKRIQGIDADMVAISCWSSLNYLSSVFFAEAIKKERPDTPIIVGGYHPTFLPRDFTYPESPFDVVVQGEIQNIFKAIHKDRFEAIETYRIVPDFRTYPYFDHQKTLGIFLGAGCPFNCRYCMEYKRKWSSLRVEEAIDLILRLKRDYDPHYFTIFDACFGLNNRWRKAFLSALSKADLDCYFWLETRVDVVDEEDLELMSGLKIKMDFGVDSFSRTMLNIMNKTRNPDAFLKTFVKISSICNRLDILHDVYLIFDHPGETRETYAEFKQFFQDVVRQRLEGGHLRVKYQRFSYYPGNYIFNHQEDYARQYGFKAIHPEWWRRAGDHYLSSREIIPSVDEHGQPFHVPLKETSKMVKAFNRKAKEEALWQKLHAFDL; this is encoded by the coding sequence ATGAAAAGAAAAGAAAAAATTTTGCTGCTCTATCCCGGTGAGTTTCACTCTCAAGGATGGGGCCGGTTTATATGCCTCAAGCCGCACATGGTTTACATCTATTCCTATCTCCAGCGGTTTTTCGATGTCACGGTCCTCGACCTGGAAAATGAATTTTCGCGGCCGCAAACACCGGAGGAACTGGCTGTCTTCAAAACTAAATCTCTGAAACGCATCCAGGGTATCGATGCGGACATGGTAGCCATATCCTGCTGGTCGAGCCTCAACTACCTGTCTTCCGTCTTTTTTGCCGAGGCGATCAAAAAAGAGCGCCCCGACACACCCATTATCGTCGGCGGATACCACCCGACCTTCCTGCCCCGGGATTTTACCTATCCCGAAAGCCCTTTCGACGTTGTCGTCCAGGGAGAAATACAGAACATATTCAAGGCGATCCACAAAGACCGCTTCGAAGCCATCGAAACGTACAGAATCGTACCCGATTTTCGTACCTACCCCTATTTCGACCATCAGAAAACCCTGGGCATTTTCCTGGGGGCCGGCTGTCCCTTTAACTGCCGCTACTGCATGGAATACAAAAGAAAATGGAGCAGCCTGCGGGTAGAAGAGGCCATTGACTTGATCCTGCGGCTGAAGCGCGACTACGATCCGCACTACTTCACCATCTTCGACGCCTGCTTCGGTTTAAACAACCGATGGCGCAAGGCCTTTCTATCCGCTCTGAGCAAAGCCGACCTGGACTGCTATTTCTGGCTGGAAACGCGGGTTGACGTCGTCGACGAAGAAGATCTGGAGCTGATGTCCGGCCTGAAGATCAAAATGGATTTTGGTGTTGACTCTTTTTCAAGAACCATGCTTAACATCATGAATAAAACCAGGAACCCGGATGCCTTTCTGAAGACGTTTGTAAAAATTTCGTCAATCTGCAATCGGCTCGACATCCTCCACGATGTTTATCTGATTTTCGATCACCCTGGCGAGACCCGCGAAACCTATGCGGAATTCAAGCAATTCTTCCAGGACGTCGTCAGGCAGCGGCTGGAAGGCGGGCATCTCAGGGTGAAATACCAGCGGTTTTCCTACTATCCTGGAAACTACATCTTCAACCATCAGGAAGACTATGCCAGGCAGTACGGATTTAAGGCGATTCATCCGGAATGGTGGCGGCGGGCGGGAGATCACTATTTGAGCTCCAGAGAGATAATCCCTTCCGTGGACGAACACGGCCAACCCTTCCACGTGCCATTGAAGGAAACATCGAAGATGGTGAAAGCGTTCAACAGGAAAGCAAAAGAGGAAGCCCTCTGGCAAAAGCTGCATGCATTCGACTTGTAA
- a CDS encoding glutamine--tRNA ligase/YqeY domain fusion protein: MTKEKAQPVNATVAPPPNFIRNIIKEDEASGKYGGRVATRFPPEPNGYLHIGHAKSICLNFGLAAENNGTCNLRFDDTNPTKESVEYVESIKQDVRWLGFDWEDRLFFASDYFEKLYGHAVDLIQKGNAYVDSLSAEDIRSHRGTLTEPGKESPYRNRSIEENLDLFTRMRDGEFEEGAHVLRAKIDMAHPNLLMRDPTIYRIRKASHHRTGDKWCIYPMYDFTHCLSDSIEGITHSICTLEFENNRQLYDWVLDELDVYHPQQIEFARLNLTYTVLSKRKLIQLVEEGHVAGWDDPRMPTLSGMRRRGYTPESIRNFCERIGVAKRDSTVDMALLEYSLREDLNKRALRVMGVLRPLKVIIDNYPEGRVEELEADNSPEDPGLGKRHLPFSRELYIEQEDFLEEAPKKFFRLAPGREVRLKHAYYITCVAVVKDDRTGEITELHCTYDPATRGGWSEDGRKVKGTLHWVSAAHAIQAEVRLYDHLFDRENPADTKGGLGFKDSLNPDSLTILSGCMLEPSLKSAQPGTYFQFLRQGYFCLDAVESTPEKPVFNRTTTLRDTWAKIQKKIK, encoded by the coding sequence ATGACCAAGGAGAAAGCACAACCAGTGAATGCAACGGTGGCGCCCCCACCCAACTTCATTCGCAACATCATCAAGGAAGACGAAGCATCGGGAAAATACGGCGGCCGGGTCGCCACACGATTTCCGCCGGAGCCCAATGGCTACCTTCACATCGGCCATGCCAAATCCATATGCCTCAACTTCGGGCTGGCCGCCGAAAACAACGGCACCTGCAACCTCAGATTTGATGACACCAATCCTACCAAAGAAAGTGTGGAATATGTGGAATCGATCAAGCAGGACGTGCGCTGGTTGGGGTTTGACTGGGAAGACCGTCTGTTTTTTGCCTCCGACTACTTCGAAAAGCTCTATGGTCACGCTGTCGACCTCATCCAAAAAGGCAACGCTTACGTGGACAGTCTGAGTGCCGAGGACATCCGATCCCACCGGGGCACCCTCACCGAGCCTGGTAAGGAAAGCCCTTACCGCAATCGCTCCATCGAAGAAAACCTGGATCTTTTCACACGCATGCGTGACGGTGAATTCGAAGAGGGAGCCCACGTGCTCCGGGCCAAAATCGACATGGCCCATCCCAATCTGTTAATGCGCGATCCGACGATTTACCGCATCCGCAAAGCGTCCCACCATCGTACAGGCGACAAATGGTGCATCTACCCCATGTACGATTTCACTCACTGTCTCTCGGATTCCATCGAAGGCATTACGCATTCCATCTGCACCCTGGAGTTTGAAAACAACCGGCAGTTGTACGACTGGGTTCTGGATGAACTCGACGTCTACCACCCCCAGCAGATCGAATTTGCCCGGCTCAATCTAACCTACACGGTTTTGAGCAAAAGGAAGCTGATTCAACTGGTCGAGGAAGGCCACGTAGCCGGCTGGGACGACCCCAGGATGCCGACCCTGTCGGGCATGCGCCGGCGCGGATACACACCTGAATCCATCCGTAACTTCTGTGAACGCATCGGCGTGGCCAAAAGAGACAGCACCGTGGACATGGCGCTGCTGGAATACAGCCTCAGGGAGGACCTCAACAAAAGAGCGCTGCGTGTCATGGGTGTCCTGCGGCCCCTCAAGGTGATTATCGACAACTACCCGGAGGGCAGGGTGGAAGAGCTCGAGGCGGACAACAGCCCCGAAGACCCGGGCCTGGGAAAACGGCACCTGCCCTTTTCCCGGGAGCTATACATCGAACAGGAAGATTTCCTGGAAGAAGCGCCCAAAAAATTTTTCAGGCTTGCGCCGGGACGCGAAGTCAGACTGAAACACGCCTATTACATCACCTGCGTCGCTGTGGTAAAAGACGACCGGACCGGTGAAATTACCGAACTGCACTGCACCTATGACCCGGCCACCCGCGGCGGGTGGTCCGAAGACGGCAGAAAGGTGAAGGGTACGCTTCACTGGGTCTCCGCCGCCCATGCGATTCAGGCAGAGGTGCGTTTGTACGACCACCTTTTCGACCGTGAAAATCCCGCCGACACCAAAGGCGGCCTCGGCTTCAAGGATTCTCTGAACCCCGACTCGCTGACGATCCTTTCCGGCTGCATGCTGGAGCCTTCGCTGAAAAGCGCACAGCCGGGCACCTATTTCCAATTTTTGAGGCAGGGATATTTCTGTCTGGATGCGGTGGAAAGCACACCGGAAAAACCGGTTTTCAATCGCACGACGACGTTGCGGGACACCTGGGCCAAAATTCAGAAAAAAATAAAATAA
- a CDS encoding DUF4124 domain-containing protein, whose product MQKMLRCVIVILLFFSGPIAAAGTLYTWTDKDGVVHITPTKPPNGIDHTDKLTYTAKPERKTTQVHKQGADRQRELILEIEASQKARRLRREADQARKAMEAAVEAANKMKADTDAYIRQWGGWAKYRKSVKAKIDRRKDATNQAVAESERLIKTATEAEAKAREAEEALKDLNRPAMEK is encoded by the coding sequence ATGCAAAAAATGCTGCGATGCGTCATTGTAATCCTCTTATTTTTTTCGGGTCCGATTGCCGCCGCCGGAACGCTCTATACCTGGACGGATAAAGACGGTGTCGTCCACATCACCCCAACCAAACCACCCAACGGCATCGATCATACCGACAAGCTCACCTACACGGCCAAACCCGAAAGGAAAACCACGCAGGTTCATAAACAAGGCGCCGACCGGCAAAGGGAATTGATTCTGGAAATCGAGGCCAGCCAAAAGGCCCGGAGACTGAGGCGGGAAGCGGACCAAGCCAGAAAGGCAATGGAAGCGGCCGTCGAAGCGGCCAATAAAATGAAGGCGGACACCGATGCGTATATCCGGCAGTGGGGTGGCTGGGCCAAGTATCGCAAAAGCGTCAAAGCCAAAATAGACCGCCGAAAGGATGCCACGAACCAGGCCGTTGCCGAATCGGAGCGGTTGATAAAAACCGCCACGGAAGCCGAAGCAAAGGCCCGCGAAGCCGAAGAGGCACTGAAAGACCTGAATCGGCCCGCTATGGAAAAATGA
- a CDS encoding tetratricopeptide repeat protein: MTSWKITGIIATLIIVLSPPVYLLKSRYMPGAGALSSAASAALFVGREKCLECHREQYRQWRGSDHDLAMAVADESTVLGDFDGALFEHQGVVSRFYRKGEKFFVNTAGPDGIMGDFEIKYTFGYWPLQQYLVPFPGGRLQCLPLAWDVNKKSWYHLYAEEKLHPGDWLYWTNSAQTWNGMCAECHSTNLKKGYDPEKNVYHTTWSEIDVSCEACHGPGSKHVAWAAAPPMARSASVKNYNLMVNTGTMTAGEQVVMCARCHARRSQLGDFKHRYDDFLESMVPQLLIDPLYFVDGQILDEVYVYGSFTQSKMFSKGVRCSDCHDVHSCKPLKQGNRLCLQCHRGDIYDTGNHHFHKQKGEPGKALHIDGDVIAVGTGAECKHCHMPGRYYMGIDFRFDHSLRIPRPDLSLTCKTPNACTQCHRDKTDKWAVDHITKWYGIRRRPHYGTVFARASRREPDAMQGLVHIINDVLYPPIVRSTALALLSPYRGVERDRAFRRSLEDEHALLRHTALRYYAPADPETAVKVLAPLLYDPVRGVRMEAAAKLVPASAHLTSKRVEKAFQRALEEYKAAMRYSLDFAFAGHNLGNMYRDMGEVEKAEANYLRAIRIDDAFLPAKINLAMLYNQEGKNDAAEKLFREVIATNPEFHEASYSLGLLLAEKKDYQGAAVFLERAADGMPERPRVQYNLGLLMRYLNRPDEAEAALKRAVGLDPQNLDFLYALADFYMGRKRWAEAEAVANHMVKTHPQEKIGHDLLKFIHSKRS, from the coding sequence ATGACGAGCTGGAAAATAACGGGCATCATCGCGACACTGATCATCGTACTGTCGCCGCCTGTGTATCTGTTGAAATCCAGATACATGCCGGGGGCTGGGGCTTTGTCGAGCGCTGCGTCCGCGGCCCTCTTCGTGGGGCGTGAAAAATGTCTTGAATGCCACCGGGAGCAATACCGGCAGTGGCGGGGATCGGATCATGACCTCGCCATGGCCGTGGCGGACGAATCCACCGTTCTCGGGGATTTCGACGGCGCCCTGTTCGAGCACCAGGGAGTGGTTTCCCGTTTTTATCGAAAAGGAGAGAAATTTTTCGTCAACACGGCAGGGCCGGATGGTATCATGGGTGACTTTGAAATCAAGTACACTTTCGGATACTGGCCGCTGCAGCAGTATCTGGTGCCCTTTCCGGGAGGGCGGCTCCAGTGTCTGCCCCTTGCCTGGGATGTGAACAAAAAAAGCTGGTACCACCTTTATGCGGAAGAAAAGCTGCACCCGGGGGATTGGCTCTACTGGACGAACAGCGCCCAGACCTGGAACGGCATGTGCGCAGAATGCCATTCCACAAATCTGAAAAAGGGCTACGACCCGGAAAAAAATGTTTACCACACCACCTGGTCCGAAATCGATGTCAGCTGTGAAGCCTGCCATGGACCCGGGTCAAAGCATGTGGCCTGGGCCGCTGCCCCTCCCATGGCCAGGTCGGCGTCCGTGAAAAATTATAACCTGATGGTGAACACGGGAACAATGACTGCCGGCGAGCAGGTGGTCATGTGTGCCCGCTGCCACGCACGCCGGTCCCAACTGGGAGATTTCAAACACCGGTACGACGATTTTCTGGAAAGCATGGTTCCCCAACTGTTGATCGATCCCCTTTATTTTGTCGATGGTCAGATATTGGATGAAGTTTACGTTTACGGTTCTTTTACCCAGAGCAAAATGTTCAGCAAGGGGGTCCGATGCAGCGATTGCCACGATGTACATTCCTGCAAGCCGCTCAAGCAGGGAAACCGCCTCTGCCTCCAGTGCCATCGGGGCGACATTTATGACACCGGCAACCATCACTTCCACAAGCAGAAAGGTGAGCCCGGAAAAGCCCTCCATATCGATGGCGACGTCATCGCCGTGGGAACCGGTGCCGAGTGCAAACATTGCCACATGCCGGGCAGATATTACATGGGCATCGATTTCCGTTTCGATCACAGCCTGCGAATTCCGCGGCCGGATTTGAGCCTGACCTGCAAGACCCCCAACGCCTGCACCCAGTGTCATCGCGACAAGACCGATAAGTGGGCTGTGGACCATATTACCAAGTGGTACGGCATTCGACGCAGGCCCCATTACGGCACCGTATTTGCCCGGGCGAGCCGCAGGGAACCCGACGCCATGCAAGGCCTTGTCCATATCATCAATGATGTTCTTTATCCGCCGATCGTCCGATCGACGGCCCTGGCGCTGTTGAGTCCCTACCGGGGTGTTGAAAGGGACCGGGCGTTCAGACGGTCGCTGGAGGACGAGCACGCCCTGCTTCGGCACACGGCCCTGCGGTACTATGCTCCCGCGGATCCTGAAACGGCCGTAAAGGTCCTGGCTCCCCTATTGTACGACCCCGTAAGGGGCGTGCGCATGGAGGCCGCGGCCAAGCTTGTTCCGGCTTCGGCGCACCTGACATCCAAGCGGGTGGAAAAGGCTTTCCAAAGGGCTCTGGAGGAGTATAAGGCGGCCATGCGCTATTCCCTGGACTTTGCCTTTGCCGGACACAATCTGGGGAACATGTATCGTGACATGGGGGAGGTCGAGAAAGCCGAGGCGAATTATCTGAGGGCGATTCGGATCGACGATGCTTTTTTGCCGGCCAAGATCAATCTGGCCATGCTTTACAATCAGGAAGGCAAAAACGATGCGGCGGAAAAGCTGTTTCGCGAGGTCATTGCAACCAATCCCGAGTTCCATGAGGCTTCCTATTCTCTCGGGCTGCTGCTGGCGGAGAAAAAGGATTATCAGGGAGCGGCCGTTTTTCTGGAGAGGGCGGCGGACGGCATGCCGGAGAGGCCTCGCGTACAGTATAATCTGGGGCTTCTCATGCGCTATCTGAACCGGCCGGATGAAGCCGAGGCAGCCCTCAAGAGGGCGGTGGGACTGGACCCGCAAAATCTCGACTTTCTTTACGCCCTGGCTGATTTCTACATGGGCCGGAAGCGCTGGGCGGAGGCCGAGGCCGTTGCCAACCACATGGTGAAAACCCATCCGCAGGAAAAAATCGGTCACGATTTGTTGAAGTTCATACATTCAAAACGTTCGTAG
- a CDS encoding Rieske (2Fe-2S) protein encodes MKRKTIERTDEKEHASRGGPTPRRRFLNRLWMILGGIAAAEVIGLVIAFLKPGKNASPVEGYGGLIACGPASDFSAGTVTAFQRGHFYLSRMESGGFLALSRKCTHLGCTVIWDEEKGRFECPCHASAFDRTGDVISKPAPRALDYYSIIIENGMVTVDTGKRLKRKHFRTEQVTSV; translated from the coding sequence TTGAAACGCAAGACAATCGAACGAACGGATGAAAAAGAGCATGCCTCCCGGGGCGGCCCAACCCCCAGGAGACGATTTCTGAACAGGCTTTGGATGATTCTGGGGGGGATCGCCGCGGCCGAGGTGATCGGACTGGTCATCGCCTTTCTCAAACCGGGAAAAAACGCGTCGCCGGTCGAAGGCTACGGCGGTCTGATCGCATGCGGCCCGGCAAGCGATTTTTCCGCAGGCACGGTAACCGCGTTTCAGCGGGGACACTTCTATCTCTCGAGGATGGAAAGCGGCGGCTTTCTGGCACTCTCACGCAAGTGCACCCATTTGGGGTGCACGGTGATCTGGGACGAAGAAAAAGGGCGTTTCGAGTGTCCCTGTCATGCATCCGCGTTCGACCGGACCGGCGACGTCATCAGCAAGCCGGCTCCCCGGGCACTGGACTACTATTCCATCATCATCGAGAACGGCATGGTGACGGTTGATACGGGCAAACGGCTGAAACGGAAACACTTTCGCACCGAACAGGTGACATCGGTTTAG
- the amrB gene encoding AmmeMemoRadiSam system protein B — protein sequence MDVRRAAFAGSWYPENADECEAEIQRFIAAADPSENAFVGGIVPHAGWYFSGEIACRVIYGLSRLPHPDVMVLFGMHLHPGSPNHIMLDGAWETPFGDLVIETELPRRLAERFDFQVETVHRHTQDNTIELQLPFIKYFFPDTKIVPLGVPPAGTSVEIGRAVAEIALELGLGIKIIGSTDLTHYGLNYDFSPKGSGMQALRWVKKDNDRRAVDAMLSLDAEGVIREGLANQNACCAGAAAAAIAAAVRLGAARGVEVAYATSYDKHPGDSFVGYVGVLFG from the coding sequence ATGGACGTGAGAAGAGCAGCATTTGCCGGCAGCTGGTATCCTGAAAACGCCGACGAATGTGAAGCCGAGATCCAACGCTTCATCGCTGCGGCCGACCCATCGGAAAATGCCTTTGTGGGCGGCATCGTTCCGCACGCGGGATGGTATTTTTCGGGAGAGATTGCCTGCCGGGTCATTTACGGACTGAGCCGTTTGCCTCATCCGGATGTCATGGTCCTGTTCGGTATGCACCTTCACCCGGGGTCTCCCAATCATATCATGCTGGATGGCGCCTGGGAAACGCCTTTCGGTGATCTTGTCATCGAAACGGAATTGCCCCGCAGGCTAGCTGAACGGTTTGACTTCCAGGTGGAAACCGTCCACCGTCACACCCAGGACAACACGATCGAACTGCAGCTGCCCTTCATCAAGTATTTTTTTCCGGACACGAAAATCGTGCCTCTGGGCGTTCCCCCGGCAGGCACATCCGTCGAGATCGGGAGGGCGGTTGCCGAGATCGCCCTCGAACTGGGGCTGGGGATTAAAATCATCGGATCCACCGATCTTACCCACTACGGGCTCAACTACGATTTTTCACCCAAGGGTAGTGGAATGCAGGCCCTTCGCTGGGTGAAGAAGGACAACGACCGCCGGGCGGTGGATGCCATGCTGTCTCTGGACGCAGAAGGCGTGATCAGAGAAGGGCTGGCCAACCAAAATGCCTGCTGTGCCGGCGCGGCCGCCGCGGCGATTGCCGCTGCCGTCAGGCTCGGTGCCGCCCGGGGAGTGGAGGTGGCCTACGCCACCAGTTATGACAAGCACCCGGGTGACAGCTTTGTCGGCTACGTGGGGGTTTTGTTTGGATAA
- a CDS encoding cytochrome b N-terminal domain-containing protein, whose translation MPVNIPPPEDSLFNRGSHSAAGGRSGSQRKYLPGTLVFHFRPRSVPEAAARFTHTWGLGGTAFVLIMLLFGTGLLLKLVYKPFPDMAYDSILTIQHDIQFGLWVRNIHHWSANFLVIILFLHMQRVFFTGGYHSPRQFNWIVGIALFLLVLASNFTGYLLPWDQLAYWAVTISTGMLDYVPLVGNWLQLVIRGGPDIGPTSLLLFFALHTAVLPAGISMLAMFHFWRVRKAGGVVVPQVQGGGNAKRQRIPVFPDLLLKELAVALVVLAVTLLISIVFDAPLGMKANPGLSPNPAKAPWFFIGLQEMLLHIHPVFSVLIIPALMLGGLLMLPYVNAGSSRSGVWFYSKNGRRMGTVSILAAVCLTASGIWGDAFLFKFASALPALPPVIGSGFLPVFLFAGVTVIFLLVLQRRFSADRNEVIQSFYIYLMATYVVLTIVCLWFRGTDMALTWPLW comes from the coding sequence ATGCCAGTCAACATACCACCGCCAGAAGATTCCCTGTTCAACCGGGGGAGCCATTCCGCTGCAGGGGGAAGGAGCGGGAGCCAAAGAAAGTATCTGCCGGGGACCCTGGTGTTCCATTTTCGCCCGCGGAGCGTTCCGGAAGCGGCCGCGCGCTTTACACACACGTGGGGACTGGGGGGGACGGCCTTCGTTCTGATCATGCTTTTATTCGGCACCGGGCTCTTGTTGAAGCTGGTTTACAAGCCCTTCCCGGACATGGCTTATGATTCCATCCTGACCATTCAGCACGACATTCAATTCGGCCTGTGGGTGCGCAACATTCATCACTGGAGCGCCAACTTTCTGGTCATCATCCTTTTTCTGCACATGCAGCGCGTGTTTTTTACCGGCGGTTATCATTCCCCGCGGCAGTTCAACTGGATCGTCGGGATAGCGCTGTTTTTGCTTGTCCTGGCATCCAATTTTACCGGCTACCTGCTTCCCTGGGACCAGCTGGCCTACTGGGCTGTTACGATCAGCACCGGGATGCTCGATTACGTTCCCCTTGTCGGGAACTGGCTGCAGTTGGTCATCCGCGGGGGGCCGGATATCGGCCCGACATCCCTGCTGCTTTTTTTCGCGCTGCACACCGCCGTTCTTCCAGCCGGTATCTCGATGCTGGCCATGTTTCACTTCTGGCGGGTCAGAAAGGCGGGCGGCGTGGTCGTGCCGCAGGTTCAGGGGGGAGGGAATGCGAAACGGCAGCGCATACCGGTCTTTCCCGACCTGTTGCTGAAGGAGCTGGCGGTGGCCCTGGTGGTTCTGGCGGTTACCCTGCTGATTTCAATCGTGTTCGATGCGCCTCTGGGCATGAAGGCCAACCCCGGCTTGAGCCCCAACCCGGCCAAGGCCCCCTGGTTCTTTATCGGCCTGCAGGAAATGCTTCTGCACATCCATCCCGTGTTTTCGGTTTTGATCATTCCGGCGCTGATGCTCGGTGGATTGCTGATGCTTCCCTACGTGAATGCCGGATCCAGTCGAAGCGGGGTGTGGTTTTATTCAAAAAACGGCCGTCGCATGGGGACGGTAAGCATCCTGGCGGCCGTCTGTTTGACGGCATCCGGCATATGGGGAGATGCCTTTTTGTTCAAATTCGCCTCGGCCCTGCCGGCCCTGCCGCCGGTTATCGGCAGCGGTTTTTTGCCCGTCTTCCTTTTTGCGGGTGTGACGGTCATCTTTCTGCTTGTCCTGCAAAGACGATTTTCCGCCGACAGAAACGAGGTGATCCAGAGCTTCTATATCTATTTGATGGCAACGTATGTCGTTTTGACCATCGTATGCTTGTGGTTCCGGGGTACGGACATGGCCCTGACGTGGCCCTTATGGTGA
- a CDS encoding AI-2E family transporter — protein sequence MLPLFKDWRKKYLSDPQMIILALMLILGFGIVFFLGKILMPVFASLVIAYLLEGLVTHLQRWKIPRLAAVVIVFLSFIAGLFVLFIWFFPMLSRQISQFIQQLPAMLVQGQKQLMQLPERYPDFISAAQIQQIFDTISANLTVVAKRLLSWSLASVMGIFTLVVYLILVPFLVFFFLKDKARILTWVRKLLPDNLDLTTTVWFEVNKQLANYIRGKGWEILIVWVISYIVFKVLGMEYTLLLSFFIGLSVILPYIGVTVMFLPVAMIAYFQWGWGGYMVYALIAYAAIQIVDGNILAPLLLSGVIDLHPTAIIISVLMFGGLWGIWGVFFAIPLATLVNTLIKTWLLRLETDAGEKGQES from the coding sequence ATGCTGCCGTTATTTAAAGACTGGCGAAAAAAGTACCTTTCAGACCCGCAGATGATCATTCTTGCGTTGATGCTGATTCTGGGGTTCGGCATCGTCTTTTTTCTAGGTAAAATACTCATGCCGGTGTTTGCCAGCCTCGTGATTGCCTATCTGTTAGAGGGGCTCGTGACCCACCTGCAGCGCTGGAAAATACCGCGGCTGGCAGCGGTGGTGATCGTTTTCCTCTCGTTCATTGCCGGTCTTTTCGTTTTGTTCATCTGGTTTTTTCCCATGCTTTCGCGCCAGATAAGCCAGTTTATCCAGCAGCTGCCCGCCATGCTTGTCCAAGGGCAGAAACAGTTGATGCAGCTGCCGGAAAGATATCCGGATTTTATCAGCGCGGCCCAGATTCAGCAGATCTTCGACACCATCAGTGCCAACCTGACCGTAGTGGCAAAGCGACTGCTTTCCTGGTCACTGGCATCGGTCATGGGCATCTTCACCCTGGTTGTTTATCTTATCCTGGTGCCCTTTCTGGTTTTTTTCTTTTTAAAAGACAAGGCCCGCATTCTGACGTGGGTCAGAAAACTGCTGCCGGACAATCTCGATTTGACCACCACCGTCTGGTTCGAGGTCAACAAACAGCTTGCCAACTACATTCGGGGAAAAGGCTGGGAAATTTTAATCGTCTGGGTCATCAGCTACATCGTGTTCAAGGTCCTGGGCATGGAGTATACGCTGCTCCTGTCTTTTTTTATCGGGCTATCCGTCATTCTGCCCTACATCGGTGTAACGGTGATGTTTTTACCGGTAGCGATGATTGCCTATTTTCAATGGGGATGGGGAGGGTATATGGTCTATGCCCTGATTGCCTATGCCGCGATCCAAATCGTAGACGGTAATATCCTGGCCCCGCTTTTGTTGTCCGGCGTGATCGATCTGCATCCGACGGCCATCATCATCTCTGTGTTGATGTTCGGCGGACTGTGGGGAATTTGGGGTGTGTTTTTTGCCATTCCCCTGGCAACCCTGGTCAACACCTTGATCAAGACATGGTTGCTGCGGCTGGAAACGGATGCTGGAGAAAAGGGGCAGGAGAGCTGA
- a CDS encoding transporter substrate-binding domain-containing protein codes for MKKATLTLIGMLFLALITGCAGMNANTAQTQTSPVLDRIAQRGELVVGTAGTMPPMNMTTKDGRVVGIEPDIARAAAGAMGVKLRIETMPFSQLLPTLEAGKVDMVLSNMTITAERNLKAAFVGPYYVSGKAFLTKLETIALAKDAAEINSPDTTLVALKGSTSQYFAEKFIPDAKLITTEDYDAAVDLVRQGKAHAMVADYPICLISVLRYPEEGLLTVVTPLTYEPIGIAVPPGDPLLVNWLENFLNSLRASGNLKTIANHWLEDPSWLQNLPE; via the coding sequence ATGAAAAAAGCAACGTTGACATTGATTGGTATGCTTTTTTTGGCCCTGATCACGGGCTGCGCCGGAATGAACGCCAACACCGCGCAGACGCAAACCTCGCCGGTTCTGGATCGCATCGCCCAACGCGGCGAACTCGTGGTCGGTACGGCCGGGACCATGCCCCCAATGAACATGACTACCAAAGACGGTCGGGTGGTGGGCATCGAGCCCGATATCGCCCGTGCCGCCGCCGGGGCCATGGGCGTCAAGCTCAGAATAGAAACCATGCCCTTTTCCCAGCTGCTGCCGACGCTTGAAGCGGGCAAAGTGGACATGGTTCTTTCCAACATGACCATCACCGCCGAAAGAAACCTGAAAGCGGCTTTTGTCGGCCCCTACTACGTGTCCGGAAAAGCGTTTTTAACCAAGCTGGAAACCATTGCCCTGGCCAAGGACGCCGCTGAAATCAACAGTCCCGACACCACGCTGGTGGCCTTGAAGGGGTCGACCAGCCAGTACTTCGCCGAAAAATTCATCCCCGACGCCAAGCTCATCACCACCGAGGATTACGATGCCGCTGTCGATCTCGTCCGCCAGGGCAAAGCCCACGCAATGGTTGCCGATTACCCCATCTGTCTGATTTCCGTACTCCGCTATCCCGAAGAGGGGCTCCTGACGGTGGTGACGCCGCTGACCTATGAGCCCATCGGTATCGCCGTGCCTCCGGGCGACCCGCTGCTGGTTAACTGGCTGGAAAATTTTCTGAACAGCTTGAGGGCCAGCGGCAACCTAAAAACGATCGCCAACCACTGGCTCGAGGACCCATCCTGGCTCCAAAACCTGCCCGAGTAA